One Arachis hypogaea cultivar Tifrunner chromosome 18, arahy.Tifrunner.gnm2.J5K5, whole genome shotgun sequence genomic window, aataagataattttttattatttagattattttttattattttttaaatattattagaaaTTAAATACATACatgatttattttgtaataagACAGTTAAATATATGTGATTTATTGATTTAATGCCGGCCAAAAAAgcactaaaaactaattaatcaaTGTGGTCAAATTATCAATAATGCAGGGAGATGTGTACGTAGAGAAAAGCCAAATGCTAAGGGAGGAAGTAAGAATGATGCTTTTCAAAGCGGAAAATAGTGTTGATCAACTTGAGCTTATTGATGTCTTGCAAAGACTTGGAGTGGCCTATCATTTTAATAATGAAATAAGGAACATGTTGGACAATATTTACAACATGATGGATAACTCAAAGAAGGATAAGAATTTATATGCTACAGCACTTGGGTTCAGACTCTTAAGGCAACATGGTTATGATGTATCAACaggttttttctttctcttttgttaaTAGTGATGGCTAGACACTCCCTTATGAATTTATACATACATTATATTCATGGTTTTAAATTGCAGACCATAATTATAAATACagaaaatataagaaattaatttttagtcaatattaactaattttttagtcAATATTTGAAACATTTAGAATCTAACATTGAGCGTTTAATTATGATGATTAAGGATCTAGAGTtttagataaaataatttttaaaaagttaattgatattgacaaaaaaatttaattttctaaaattatatatatatttgatttattaatattcataattttagtccCTTCAAAATTTGTGTGTAGTAGGATCAAAAACAAATTAatatcttcaatttttcaaagatcaaaactaaaaaaattatttatagcgTAAAAAGAAGTATATTTCTATATgaactaaaaatttatttaatttttttaatggatATTGTAGATATGTTTCTGAGCTTTCAAGATGAAATGGGCAACTTCAGTCAACACTCATCAATTGATGTTGAGGGAATGCTATCACTTTATGAAGCCTCATTTCTTTCATTCGAAAATGAAACTATATTGGATGAAGCTAAAGATTTCACCTCAAAATATCTCAAAGAATATTTGAGCAAGAATAATGATGAAAGTAATGATCATCATGACCATTACTTATCACTCCTAATTAATCAAGCTTTGGAGCTTCCATTACATTGGAGAATTCCTAGATGGGAGGCTCAACGGTTCATTAATGCAtatgaacaaaagaaaaacatgaaTCCACTTTTACTTCAGTTAGCTAAATTGGATTTCAACATTCTTCAGACAATATACCAAGAGGAACTCAAAGTCTCATCAGGGTATGATTAATATAGACTTCAATTTTtagtataaattgataaataaagaTACATATTAACTAGAATTTGTGTATATTTATAGATATGCTTTCGGATCAAGATCTTCTAAAATAAGAAAATTgataaaatagtaaattaaaGAATTAATCATTCTTAAATTAAGATAGTAAAATACACATTTCATAAAAATTATAACATTaatgatgattaattttttattttattacttcacaaatttttttactttaaaagatCTAAATTATATGCATTCacatatttactaattaaataattaactactaaaatattaaatttttcatAATAACATAATAAACTTACAATACATTAATAATCAAATTTGTTTGCATACGCAGTagcataataaaaataaaaaaactatatattatacgtaacattaaaaaataattattaaattaattattatattatttatgtaaaaatatatttattttatatatatatatatatatatatatatatatatatatatatatatatatatatgactaatttttaaaatatacgcagcaaaattataaaaaaaaatttatgagatgtcaaatatatatttttgtatacaaTAGTTGATTAATAGCTAATTTATAACGTATATGCAGTATAATTGATTTATGAGTATCATATAGTTTAAATTAATTCTTAGGGATAAtataagaatagaaaaagaaaatctactattttaaaaAAGGGAGCAAAACTGATGAAATGATGGTTTTAGTGGaattaaaattgttttaaaaaataatagaaaaatatccgaatttattatttttaattaataattaattattaatatttaaaaatataggataaaatatattattagattaatagattatgaaaattgagttaataattaattaatgatcaaaaataataaattttaataatttttttaaaaaaatttattaaaataattagtatttctTTCTCCCTCACAACCACTCTGCATCCTAGTCACTTCGTGCTTGTATATATAAGTGGTAATGACTAACGATTGTGATGATCTTTTTCTAGCAAACTCAATCATTATTGGTGCATCTATCTTTAGtttattagaaaatatatttGGTGCTTTAACACTGTTTAATCTTCAATCATTTTGTTCTATATTATTAACTTATCTTTATCTCTATAATTGATTTAGATAAGTGCTGTCCAGTATgaaaaaattattgttgaatattatattacacaagtagaattttttttaaataggacaGAATAACTACTTTTCATGCTTTTATTAGAGGAATGTGGAACAGTTTTTcaataaaatatacatattttCTTTACATCAtgactattattttatatatgaaaaagTACATAATGAGTGATTATTAGATCAAAAGGTGATAATtacaaactaataaaaaaaattggcaaattggttcttaatattttagaatattaaacaaattaattttaataaaaaaataaaaaagaatttagtctctaatattatttttttttttgaaaagtgaCACTACTTTTTTCTAAAGATAGTATGGATAATAGATTAAATTGtctaaaattataaaagataaaGGAATAATTTgtcaaatattctaaaatattaggAACCAATTTGTCATTCTTTTCATTAATTTGTCCAAACCAAAAATTATGAGAGAGaccaatttaataatataaatattccaATTAAACTTCCTAATACTAATGCCAAAacctttgttgttgtttttaaaGATGGTGGAAGAACACTGGGCTTGGTGACAAGTTAAGCTTTGCAAGAGATAGGATGGTAGAGAATTACATTTGGACTGTTGGAAACAATTTTGAGCCACAGTTTGCGAATTTAAGAACGGTCATAACAAAGGTCAATGCCCTAATCACCACCATTGATGATGTTTATGATGTCTATGGAACCTTCGAAGAGTTGGAGCTTTTTACAGATGCAATTGAAAGGTTAGCAATGATTATTATTACTCAGTCATATCTTTTGGCGTAGCTACTAACAACCTTagattatttgaaatttttacaatagaaattaaataaaatgcttATAACTTTGTTATTTCAGATGGGATCCATTTACCATTGATAATCTCCCAGATTACATGAAATTGTGCTTCCTAGCACTTTATAACTTTGTGAATGAGTTGGCATATGAAATTTTCAAAGATCATGGCTACAATGTCACTCCATACCTACAGAAATCGGTAagctattaattagttattaccATCCCTATTAGTTTTCTATTAGTTtcaaatttttgtttttccaatttGCTGAATTAAGTTTCAAAATGATTcttaaaaattggttgcatatattaAGATAGTCTCTAAATCTCAATTACATCAATTATATATCTAAATTTGACAAAGTATACAACATTAATTCCTAATAACGTAATGTATTATCACTTGAGGAAAAAGTCACACATCAGATATAAGTCATAAAACATAATGTGAATCCTATACATCATTCCTTCCTTTTCTATTGGATGTTTTAACTTTTTacttactatatatatgtatagtgaCACCAAAAAGTAGCTCAAAGAATATTTCTAGAAATAAATATTGCACATAACTTATTCATAGTGTATGTGTGAactaattgaaattttaaaattttcagtgGATAGATCTATGCAAAtcatattttattgaaaaaaagtgGAATCATAGTGGATATACTCCAAGCTTCGAAGAATACATAGAGAATGCATGGGTCTCCATAAGTGCACCTGTTATACTTGTTCACACTTATGTTCTGATTCCACAATCATTTAGAGAAGACGAATTGCTTCAGTACTCTGACGTCATCAAATATTCATCAATGATTTTACGCCTTGCTAATGACCAGGGAACATATGAGGTATATCCTTAATTAATTCTTTGCTATATATATCTCTCAATCATGTTCTTTACATAATTCTTAAACCGTGTCAAACAATAAGTGAACGTCTAAGACCAAATAGTTAcaaaaacaagataaaaaaaataatataagttaACACACACATGTCATTTATTCCCAAATaacatagtatttttttttttcatttttcttggtGAAATCTATTAGTTTTTATTACGTAGCTCTTGAATTAATAACCGGACTAATTATTTGACTAGACCTAAAAATTAAAGTTCACAAAATAAGAGTCGTTTAGTTTCTCAAAAAGGAAAACTTTTGCAATCCATCTCACCGACACACACTATtgtacggttttttttttttttagacaaaTTATACCCTAACACACGGACCCTCTTTTTTCCCTCCGCATGTGTTTTATAACCATTTTTCAGTCTCAATTAGGATTTAAATTACACCCTAACACACTATTGCACTTTAGTTTGCACATCGGGTTGGAAGTCCCCGAACTGCTTCCCATCGCGTGAGGCTGGACCGAGCTATTTTCGAATTGGACTTGGCACACTCAATTTgtctctaatttaaaattaaaaaaaaattaaataattattttatttatttaaaaaaaatttaattcgttTTAGAAAATGTTCTTTTAAACTATGCCAATAAATTCTATGTTTTGTTTTCCTTGACAGCGTGAGAATGAGACTGGTGACTTCATTAAGTCAATTCAATGTTTGATGAACGAAAATGAAGTTTCTGAAACAGATGCACGTGAGCGCATAAAATCCATGTTAAGCATAGTATGGAAGAAGATGAACAAAACAGCTCATGATTCTTCTTTGTCTAAGCGCTTCAAAGAAATTGCTATGAACCTTGGAAGAATGGCACTATGCATGTACCAACATGGAGATGGCCATAGCATTCAATATTCTCAAATCAAGAATCGCATATTATCATTACTTATTCAACCCATTCAGGATAATATATATGTATGAAGGACATGCAAAAAAGTAATTATAAATTTCATAGGTGAATAATTATATAACATTATCTAGAATGACATTTTCATGTTATTTCAAAATCTGAGTGCTATATATGTATATCCATTTgctattgaaataaataaagagaCGAGCATGAGCAGTTGTTCCTCCATCATATGTTGGTATAATTTGGCAATACAAtttctttttctataatttctccAAGTTAGTTAATGAGTTACATTCATATACGTAGGattgttttatataaataaattaaatatttatttattaaagtatataattataaaaaaattatattcttaCGGTTGAGTATACTACAAACCtgataaatatatacatatctcgtttatactttaaataaaataattaaaaaattaattgtccATATTTTATTTGCAAACGAGATAGgtagaattcaaaataaattttgttcTCACTATAAACGAAATATCTGTATATTTATAGTAATTGCATTATCGTTTGGATCAATTTAAGAGATATAATAAATCAACAATGTTATGTCCATACTAAAAATCAACCACCATATCAATCGCTATCGGTAAtattagaaagacaaaaaaaaagcagtcaaaacttgtcttatttaacattcattaattgctTTAAATAAGGCAAGCTCTAGCTGATTTTagctaaatttttttagttaccaaatatttttGAGTCGCTATatatttatctataaatatatgtagtttaatttattttttatgtgtattttaattttaatgtgtattttatattaattactgattttagtatacaccttaacatgattgataataaatatatattattattatttaaattatattatttaagggTAAATCACGCTTTTAAATTGATTTGCTTTCAATATTACTagattatcttattttaatttttgttttcaaattatctttttatataaattgatGTAACTTAAAACGATTTAAGATAAATTGATTTACAATATCTTACTAAATCGTTGTAACATAAATTGATTTAGTAGGAAAACAACTTTATATAATAATTCAGTTTATCTTGAATAATTGATTTACTAGGGCCAGAAAAcgtggataaattaatttaacttaaACCAATTTACTGAGTCACCACTTCTACATAAATCATTTTTACTTAAAACAATTTACAAGAACCAGTCGTATATATAAATTAGTGAAATCGCATTGTGTatgataaaaatagaattttgtcacgcttttaaagtgtgtcaaaaaatacaaaaaagtataGCGATAATTTTTTGCCATGTTTTTTGAGCTATCGGTACGCTTTTGAAAAGAACACATTTGTAAATGTACCGGTTGCTCTATCACCACGCTTTTGTTGATCTATTGGTACACTTTATATTTTGCCACACTTTATCAATTGCCATGCTTATATATAACCCTATAGCCATGCTTTTAAAACGTGACTATTGGGTTAGTTTTGGCTACACttcaaaagcgtgccaatagaAAAAGATACAGCTATGATTTCTTAAACATACCTAAATTTGAATCTAttgccatgcttttaaagcgtgactATATCCTTATTAAAAAAATCCTAGTATCTGCTTTTACATGTATTCTAATGTactccaaaaacaataaaaaaatattgacaaaaaactgtgaatattatttaaaaaaattaatcaataaaaattagtattgCATTAGTAGAATTCAAACCAAATTAACTATATCGATCTCTTATAACCAAAGTAGTTATAAGcatgtaaaattaataaaattctcaAACATGTCTCTCCTATAAAGTGGTAAAAGAATAAAAGTTGAGTTATACATATTTTCCTGAACCATACTCCGTAAATATCTTTATTTCCTCCTCCACTTCAAATATCATAAATGTCACGTGAGGAACTGCCATTGTTGTCTTTCAGCTCTGTATTTGTATTATGCTTCACTAAACACTCAGATATTACTTCTCGTTCATAGACAACAGCGTAATGCAGTGGTGTTTGTTTATCATTATCCTTATAAAATTACAAAACACATGACAATATAAGCAAAATTTCAACTTCAACATtggaaaaataactaaaatgCATAGAACGGTTTTCTACTGCACATGCTAAACTGAGAGTTAGAGTTAAGCAACTATTGTAATAAGGAATAATAACTTAATTTAACATTCAAGCTAACTTCCATCATGTTTCCATTCCAGAAAAATATTGTCAATAcctctaaaattataaagtataTAGATTAGCTCAAATATCTTAAGTACTTAAATTGGAATATTTTGAATTGTAATATATGAAATACCTTGGCATTAATATCAGCATTCCTGCTAATAAGCAACTCTGTGACATTAAGGTGGCCATGATCCACAGCCCAGTGTAATGGTGTCCGACTTTCAGTTTCTATAAATACTCTCATTAATCAAATATTGAGAAAGAGAAAGTATAATAGCAAAATAAATGATTTGATATAGTGTTGTAACATAGAAAAATAATCTAAAAGATCCTTTATGTTTATAGAAAACTGATGGTTAAATCATTGTGGATTTACCTTCAAAAGTGGAACTGGGGGTTTGTCTTCACCAGGCTGAGGATGCCACTCAAAAAGCACTTGCTTCTCGTTAATTGTGTCATGAATATACGGATACATATTCATTGCCGTTCTTGAATGAAAATCTCCTCCGGCTTCAAAGGCTTCCAACAAGCTCTTACAGTTAGCAAGATGTGCAAGAATCCTAAGATCCaactaaaaaaagagagaaagagaaacttACATCAGCTTAatgaattttcttcttgttttgttgAATTATAATGAGAACATAAACTACTAACCTAACCGTAATCAACAACTATGAGAGAATTCCCAAGAGCAGCTATGAATGCTTGACGAATTTTGTAACGACCCTTTTCCAGAGCGGGTTGATTCTGGTTACGAATTATATGTCATTCGGATTAAACATGTTGCATTAAGAAAGCCAATTATCAAACTAATTCTAAGCTTAACTTATTGTAATAAATTTGCTGAGAATGCAACAAAAGCGAATAGGCGAACAGCTAAGCTTTGTCCCACTAGGTGATATCATCAAACAATGCTAAAACGACCTATCATATATACAgtataaaacattaaaaaaaatcttgtAAATCTAGGGAGTTAGAAGAATGTGCAGACTTGGCCTTCTTGCTGATAAGCATCCAGcttcttgataaaccactattttatggtttacattgtgtttaattgaatgatttcatcaagtcttcactcacttattcatactaattgcatgattttacaattccttcctaatattattttatggttgaaaacttgcctcctagagatctttaattagtatattttaattctcctttataccattcgatgtcgtgatctgtgtgttaagtgttttaggctttataggataggaatggcttagaaaatggagaggaagcttgcaaaaatggaagaaacacaagaaactaaggagatgatcAGTGAACACTGACAcacgcgcatggctcacgcgaccgcgcggaatggaaaaaTTGCAGCGACGCatgcgcatgcctgacgcgtacgcgcggattggaATCTGTACAAATGACGcaaatgcgtggatgacgcgtacgcatgacaaggaaaatcgctgaatgacgcgaacgcgtggacgacgcgtacgcgtgacctgcgcgatctgcagaattaacagaaaatgctgggggcaattttgggccgcgttttgacccagttttcggcctagaaacacagaataaagccagagaacatgcagagactcaacacacatcttAGACATAATAGATATACAATTTTAGATAcattaggattacttttatttttagatctgaatctggAGAGAAACTACTTTCCCTTTAGGTTCACTTTACATTCATTGCTTTTGCCCTcagatattgaagagtcattacctccgttgaagacattaatctagtttgtttctttacttactcttttatttatttataacatattcttaattcttgcttaaggtagtaattggattattttcatgaattgttagtaaagatgattacttttacttttaataaattttgaagttttattttatttaatttatcatgtcttcttcttatatttttctgagtattatattcatgtcaatggagtagattcccaaacttgacatgggggttgattaggaggagacacttgagttggaagggtTAAGTGTTGGTTaatttggaagttgttggctagttctatatttactaacgctagaccttcccaagggagaggactaggatttgcgaataaggattagctcaatcacttgactttcctttatttagtaagggttaactaagtgaaacaacaacctttttgatactacacttaagagatcccaacaaggataatGTAACACCataccatacaaagtcttatgcttaagtcataattcagagatggcaaggtattacgacctctaaaacaaaaatttagtacgtatagtagtatgaataattgattataactaggagcctttgtagaaaaagggggtaaacaaaaaccgtaactcgaacgggcaacacttcgatcgataacgtaacgaaccgggataagctaacgcgagatcatatatataaagagtgtcaaaaacaagaatatcaagactcaaaacccggctgcgaagagaaccggtccgagcatagcaatatatacatatgataaaataaggaaaccccaaaggaaacccaaagggacacaaatacagaaaacctattctccaaaaatcccctctagaaggagtcatcacagtttgtattatttaatggagataaaagtatctaagcaagatatataacccaaaacagagtcccgagaacaaaggatcttcgctaatccagaagtctccaacatgcctcaaagagaagcctcgcgtcctgcatctgaaaaccacaaaattcgcatgggtgagaaccagaggtccccagcacagtaacaacttccacatatataatacataataatagaggaaagccgaaggcaatcctagagcttcctccagataatatcaaagcttataaacaagctaaaccgtaactggcaactgactaaagattcttcagtctaactaatacttccctttccaattccttcagacctcccaaccaccagcaggagtataatatagcaaacacagttatatcagacaagagatttacaaataggaacagataaggcatttagacaattagcaagtaatatgcagtcaaataggcaatctcaaacaattcatgtagtatgcttatgatgcatgcctgtccctagtggctgatgatatcatctgtcggttatagagccaacccgacaagtcctggtagctaatcattggattgtccctctgtcgtgcatccccaactcgagttatactcatcataaacttgatcataaacatgaaccatatccatcaccctcactggtgaatatttacgggggcgagctcatccgggcctttcacagtgcccggccacacttacgacatagggtcaaaagagcttcgagtctcaacctggagcacgtggtggctagccactgctactacccagggaaaccctcatctccaatggtggaagtgccaacattcacaattcattcaacagcatatatgcatttatacttagccataaacatggctccgccgccacatggcataatccagccatccggctcacggttaaatccataaccagccaattcattaacaattacggccattcggcccatggcataacaagcacttccaccgccatcctccacatctcacataatcatatttgatcctcatggatcattcatttttcccttgcttcactcgcaagttaccacattcactagcccttttcctcatgctaggcatatcataatgatttaagacataagtggtgagattggaggcttagaagtatgaagtttggcttttaaaactcaaaaatcaactttgggatgaaaatagggccacgcgtacgtgcactccacgcgcacgcgtggatgatgctttctcgaagaacggcgcatacgcgccaagtgcgcctacgcgcgaggggtcattctgctaaaaattttctaagttaaaagctgcagaattcacagattcaacccccaatcttccgacggtcataactctctcattttaaatcatttttcacccgttcttcgaacggcatggacatcccggatccaatttcatttctaaacagatttggtacaaatcaaagatccgtagtccaagttatgtcccgtcaaagtatgcccaaaaaccatattttcattcaaaaccacaaagtgccattttcaaaacaagccactttcaactcttttcaaaatcaattaaaacatgccaatttcatcccttttatttgaaatcaatcaaagtgtaccaaattcaacaacaagccatcctcaactcacgcattgacattttaccaaaattctcaaaactacctccaaccattttaacacttctcaatcaaaaggccaaaggataaacacaatattatgtcatacatccttctcatcccaatttctaacaatatcaatttccaatcaaccatcattacacataatcatcatactcaccaacaatatgttaccacccatcaattcaacctcaatcattcatcaagcatatatcacaacatgcattttctcacatatcacacaatcaaggcatcaatattcataatcacacatatgatcacatcatatatctcaaccattccacaacatcatcaattcaatgcctatcttagggcctctagcctaagta contains:
- the LOC112772670 gene encoding terpene synthase 10; the encoded protein is MDLSIILASSTPSMSTKMLLHPPRRNSSSFLANKKFRVPPPTQCNINASNKVSDNSQAIVRRSENFFQPSIWHYDYIQSLSSEYKGDVYVEKSQMLREEVRMMLFKAENSVDQLELIDVLQRLGVAYHFNNEIRNMLDNIYNMMDNSKKDKNLYATALGFRLLRQHGYDVSTDMFLSFQDEMGNFSQHSSIDVEGMLSLYEASFLSFENETILDEAKDFTSKYLKEYLSKNNDESNDHHDHYLSLLINQALELPLHWRIPRWEAQRFINAYEQKKNMNPLLLQLAKLDFNILQTIYQEELKVSSGWWKNTGLGDKLSFARDRMVENYIWTVGNNFEPQFANLRTVITKVNALITTIDDVYDVYGTFEELELFTDAIERWDPFTIDNLPDYMKLCFLALYNFVNELAYEIFKDHGYNVTPYLQKSWIDLCKSYFIEKKWNHSGYTPSFEEYIENAWVSISAPVILVHTYVLIPQSFREDELLQYSDVIKYSSMILRLANDQGTYERENETGDFIKSIQCLMNENEVSETDARERIKSMLSIVWKKMNKTAHDSSLSKRFKEIAMNLGRMALCMYQHGDGHSIQYSQIKNRILSLLIQPIQDNIYV